TTGATCATGATCATAACATATAGACAATATACCATCCATTATGTCATTTTTACATAAGAATGCAAAATTACAAAGTATAcaatgacaaagaaaaaaagatgcCTCCACAACCACCATAAGTTATGACTATTTACAAATCACTTTGCAGAATATAAACATTAACACAATTATCTGAGGATCAATCTTATCAGTACAAACTGTAGGTACAATATCATATCTCACCTTGTGTTCCTTATTtcataaaaaggtaaaaaagaTCACCTCTTCTGCAGCATCATAGTTAGCATACATATAGAGTAGCTTAggttaatcttatattttacaGACATACGAATTTTACTGGAGGAGGATATGCCTAAGGTTGCAGTTTATCAACATAACTATTGAGTCTATGGGAAACAAGAGATGGAAGAATCAAACAAGTCAGGCTACATAAAGAATATAAGTCAATTTAGTAGTGCACAATCACTTCACAGTGCATGgcttaaaataaagaaaatgaacaagtaatttatttcataacagCGGGGGCAAGTACAGTAACAGCATGAAATCTTACTCTAAAAGAGAATACTTTGATCGAAAAATAGAAGTATAATCAAGAGATCGTTATCATATTGTGGGGCAACTTAATGACATTTTAAGTATTTCTCAAATCATGATTCCATAATAATTCCATTTCAAAAAACCACCTCACTCTTCAACTCCTCAGGAGCATTAAATTGCACATTACTCTTCAAAATAACCTATGAACAATCTTTGAACAAAAGAGCAAAACCTACACTGACCATATGTGTGGTGCATTGATTAAGTGGCCATGCATCAGATTCATTATTCCCCCATGTTAAAGAAACCATGGGATCAGATAAACAGATATTGCAATAATGGCAACAAAGTCACTCAGAAAAAAATGGGAAAGAAAACAGGGCAAACAAGAAGTTTCAACAAAGAAAAGAGACAATAACAGTCACTAACCCCCTATTGTTCATTCaccatagataaacaaaaaattccTTATACATACGTGCATTTTCTATCCACAACTTAAAACCAGAGCAAAGAAACTATGAAAAGCTACACATACATAATACATACAAAGATACATACATGAACTCATCTTGATCCCATTACACCACGATCACGGAAAGCACTTCCTCAGCTTCTGGATTGCATTGTACATTTTCCTTCTGGACCCGACAGCGTTGATTCCCATATCTTTGAGATCCTCCAATGTCAACATAGGAAGCAACTCATCATCAACCTCATGGATCTCAAACATAGGCGCATACCTACTCAGACCTAACTCGAAAAGCCAAGACCTAACTCCGTCGCTCTTCCTCCGTTCCCGTGATTCCGATTCAACGCCGTCGTTGTCCGAAACCCTAACTCTCGGATCCTCGCTCCGATCCGCGTGCCAATAATCCACACCGTTATCTTCCACCGAGTGCACCGGGCTCTGGTCCTGTTCGAGTTCATGTTCGAAATCCCTAAAACCTTCTTCCTCACCGTTCTCGTCCACCGTTGCTCTCGGAGTCCAGTTTGATCTCAACCGCTTCGCCGTTGGTCCTCCTCGCTTCGCCTTTCCCCTACGGTTGTTGGTGCTTCCGAACTCTTCGCCGCCGTTCGCGAGGTTCGTGACGGAGCGCGCCTTCGAAGTTCTGGAAGATTCCTTCGGAGTCCGCCAGCTCCATGGCGGCATGCTCGGGCGGCGTGTGTGCGAGTCGTGGCCATGTAAGGCGGCGCGTTGGTCGCCGATCTCTCCTAGACGGACGCTCGGACGGCGTTGCCGCTTCGGAGCTAACGCCGGAGGGGCGGCGATCTCGATGCTCGGCTGCGATGCAGTTGCTGCAGCCGGCGGAGCCGTTTCCACCTCAACCTCCGGTGCAGAGGGAATTGGGGGGTCTGGCGGTGGTGGGTTAGTTTCGGGCTCTTCGGCCATTGTGGTTACAGTGGCAGGGGCGGTGTGCGCAGGATAAGGGAGACGGGTAGCTTTCTGGTGCGTTCGGGTGCAACGCTGCAATCACCTTCTAAGATTCTGCGCCGTTGGATGGTTATGATATGGATTGGTGAAAAGTGTGGATGGAGCCAAATAGACTCTGTGGTCTTCAGGCCAAGTCGCTGAATTGAATATTTGAAATAGAACCAGCATGCCACCTGTGTACCTACTATACTCAATGTTGACAAATTATCcccaaattaattaattaatcttaattaagtctaaaaaatttaatagggTGTCACCCTAAATTTTTATTCACCTtagattaattataaatttttaattaaatttagtttgatttttatttggATCCGTTTTcgtaattcttttttaaagttagTTAGGTCCTTAAAATGATATATTCAGTCACATAATAATACAAGTAGATTAAcgatataatttctttttaaaattatgaatgttTTTTTAACATTCTAAGGGATTTCTTATTTATTCATTtgagtaatttatatttttataaacccCAAATATTATTTCATGTGAATTTTGAAGATATGAAATACATGAGCCAGTTAAGTTAGGGATGGACAAGAATGTcaaagaagaaagaggaaaaggGAAGAAGAGTCAAATTTTGTCACCCAGATTGAGTAAACATTGCTTTCTCAAAGAGTATGTTGGAATATGACCCACCAATATTGACTCACAAAAGCCTTCGCAGGAGGGTCCTTAATGAGCTTAATTGCAATTACATAATTATATTCACATAAATTACCCAACAAGTTATGATAAATAGGATTCCATGGGATTCTTCATAAGTTGTTGACATTTGCTTCCTtgattcatttaaattaaatttcaaatctttaatgaTGTATTTACTTGAGGGAGAGGATTTGAGAGAGAGGGAGTGAATGGGTTTGAGTGGATTTGAGAGTGAATTATGTGTTATTTCTTTTAGGTGATTTAGAGATGATTATGagtagatttaaaaataaattttataaaagttagtgAGAAATTAgattgatgtgataaattaaaaaatatgttttaataagTATTGATTAGATTATCATTTTGCCCTTTATGtaataagtaatataatttgatatttgtacgagtaaatttattttgttaatattttttaaccattaaatttggaaaaaaaaaaaaatgatgtggGATCAGATCCCTTCTCTTAAGTCCTGTCCTGGATCCGTTTCAACTTTGCTATGATAGAATCTTTCACTCACGTCATTCCCCATCACATATGCTAGggttatttttgtaaaattataaaaatactatattGTTTACCTGCCAATCTCTTGGTGAGTGAGTGGATTGTAGATTTTCGATATCATGCATATTTGTGCTCACATTCACGCACAAATCCCTTCAAATGAACGAGGTACTCACTCATCAATCGGTCTTCTTGAACATTAATTCTCCCAATATGAACAGAACCTAAGTGTTACGAATATAAGCCGAATACAATTCTTATGTATCTggctttttaaataatttattgtattactCTAAGCTTCATCtacataattagaaaaaattacacgcaattacacacaattacttaacatattaaatatatattcttttgacCTAAATCAGTTTGAAAAAATCTTTAAATCAACTATAATGCATCAAATAGGAAATGATAAAGTTTCCACCAGAGTTTGGACACATTAATGATCcttaaattatgttattaatCCACAAGAAAATTGACTCTAAgtattcaaaattcaaaaacattgaCCATTATAccattttgtaaaaaaataattttcttgtttttaagaGTGTTAATAGTAAatcaacaaaacataaaaaatgaaaatatattaaaaattgatattatttacaCCATCTCTTATGAATTCATCAAATAACAATGGATTTCGATTTCAACTCCAGTGTTGAAACCTTCATGAAATAAGTCATTGCCATACTCAACGATCATTTTCTGCTTGAAGAACACTACTCTCTAAATCCCATCCCATTAGACACTCCaatgatgtaataaaaaaagttcGAGACAAAACTCAAGAAAACGAAAGTGGAGCTGAACCCTAAACCATAACACAATTTTCGTTTGCGTGAATTGCAC
This region of Vigna unguiculata cultivar IT97K-499-35 chromosome 5, ASM411807v1, whole genome shotgun sequence genomic DNA includes:
- the LOC114183240 gene encoding protein bicaudal C homolog 1-A-like; amino-acid sequence: MAEEPETNPPPPDPPIPSAPEVEVETAPPAAATASQPSIEIAAPPALAPKRQRRPSVRLGEIGDQRAALHGHDSHTRRPSMPPWSWRTPKESSRTSKARSVTNLANGGEEFGSTNNRRGKAKRGGPTAKRLRSNWTPRATVDENGEEEGFRDFEHELEQDQSPVHSVEDNGVDYWHADRSEDPRVRVSDNDGVESESRERRKSDGVRSWLFELGLSRYAPMFEIHEVDDELLPMLTLEDLKDMGINAVGSRRKMYNAIQKLRKCFP